Genomic window (Deltaproteobacteria bacterium):
CAGCAGGGACAGAAGCGACTCGGTCTGCACGGCGAGCCCGGTGGCTCCCACCGACACATCGATGCCGCTCACCTCCCAGAACCGCGTGTTCGAGGTCACAAACCGGTCGAAGGGGAGGTTCAGGAAGATCCGGATGTCCACCGACTTCCCGTCTTTCGCCAGATCGTAGGAGATCACCTGCCCCACGTTCAGGCGCCGGTAATACACGGGGGAGCCGATGTCCAGCGATCCCAGGGTATCGGATCGCAGCACGAACTCCCTTCCCGGCAGGCCGAATGTGACGGGGGGAGGGACTTCAAGCGCGACGAAGTCGCGTTCTTTCTTCGTGGACTTTCCCGGCTCGAAGCGGATGTAGTTCCCGGAGAGCAGGGTCCCGATGCCGGAGACCCCGCTCAAGGCGACGCGCGGTCTCACGATCCAGAAACTGGCGTCTTTCACGAGCAGCCCTTCCGCGTCATTTTCCATTTTCGCCGTGACGAGGATCCGGGAGTAGTCCTCCGAGAGGTTCAGGCCCGTCACCTTGCCGATTTCGATGCCTTTGAACTTGATGGAGGTTTTGCCCGCCTCGACCCCTTCGGCGGAACGGAATGCGATTTGGATCGTCGGCCCCTCGCTCAGGTGCTGCTGGATGGCGATTCCGATGCCGACCACCGCCGCGAGGATCGGAATGACCCAGACGATGGAGAGCCTGGCACGCCTTTTGGGTACGCTCTCGGCCTGCGGGATGTTCGTGAAATCGGAGTCGTCAGTCATCTTCCCCCCGCGTTTCCCCGCCGGAATCCCAGATCAGGCGGGGGTCGAAGGTGTTCGCCGCGAAAATCGTCAGGATGACCACTGCGGTGAAGAACATCACTCCGCTTTCGGGAACAACCGACATGAACGGCCGGAGCTGGACGAGTGCGACGACGACCGTCGCGACGAACACATCCAGCATCGACCACCGCCCGATGGCCTTCAGCATTCGGAGGAGGCGCGCCCGCTCGCGCCTCTTCCGGTTCGAGCGAAGCTGCACCGTGATCAGCAGGTAGGAGAGGGCGGTCAGCTTTACCAGGGGGATCATGACGCTGGCGACCAGGACGATCAGCGCCAGCACCCACGATCCGGACTCGTAGAGACGGACGACGCCGCCGATGATGGTGTCCGGCCGGACGGACTTGAGCGTCGTCGTGGTCATCACCGGAAGAAAGTTGGCCGGCAGGTAGCATATCGCCGCGGCGATGATCAGCGCCCAGGTGCGCTGGATCGGGTCGCGGCGCCGGAAGGCCATCGCTTCACCGCACCGCGGGCAGTTCCCGGGCACCGGAGGTCCGGCCGGCCGGGAAAGAAGGCCGCATGCGTCGCACGGGACGACTCCCGCCTTCGCACCCGTCAGCGAGACGCGGGTCATTGACCCGTCTCCGGTCCTTCGCCGTTGACCCACCGCACCCGCGGCCAGATCTCCCGGGGTTCGAAGCTGTCAGACATCCCGGCGAGCAGGAAGACGAGCGCGCCGACCGCGAAAATTCCGATGCCGGGCTCCACCGTGGCGAGCGACGAGATCTTGACCAGCGAGACCAGGATGCCGAGCATCATCACCCCGACCATCGACCATACGCCGGACAACTCCATCCATCGGAGCAGGGCGCCCACCCATCGTGGCGCCGGCGGCCGCCGGGAGGCAAGCAGTACCGCCAGCATGAACACGATGTCGAGGGCCGGCGCGACGACGACGAAGAGTGCGACGAGGAGGGCGGTGATCTTCTCGCCCTGCAGCCACATCGTCTGGACGCCGCCCAGGATCGTGGTGCTCGACGTTTTGCCGGAGACCGAGACCCGCATCAGGGGCTCCATGTTGGCGAGGAGAAAGGCGATCAGGGCCGCTACCGCCAGCGCCATCGAGCGGTCGAGGGAACCCGGTTTCCTGGACCCCAGCGCCAGGCCGCAGCGTGCGCAGCGCGCGGTCCCGCCGGACGGGAGGGCAGGCATGCGCTGCAGGAGGTCGCAGTCGGGGCAGGCAACGATGTCCGCGGGCAAAGGCGCCATTCGATTATTTCCCCTTCCGAAAAATCATTGTATCCGCGTCCACCGGGAAGTTGGGGGGGAAAATTGACTTGGAGGGCGCGATTCATTAGCATGAATGCTTACATTTAACAGGAGAGTACCCAATGGAAGAGTTCCCGAGAATCCAGCGTTTGCCTCCGTACGTTTTCGCCGTCGTGGTCGAGCTCAAGTCGAAAATGCGCCACGCCGGCGAGGACATCATCGACCTGGGGATGGGCAACCCCGATCTCCCCACGCCGAAGCACATCGTCGACAAACTGGTCGAGGCGGTGCGCAATCCGCGGAACCACCGCTATTCGCTTTCCCGCGGGATCCCGAAGCTGCGGCTGGCAATCTGCAACTGGTACAAGCGGAAATACAACGTGGACCTCGACCCGGAAACGGAGGCGATCGCCACGATCGGCGCGAAGGAGGGGTTGTCCCACCTCGTGTTGGCCACGATGGGCCCGGGGGACATCGCGTTCGTCCCGAGCCCGACGTACCCGATCCACACCTACTCGGTGATCATCGCCGGGGCGGACGTTCGGTCGATCTC
Coding sequences:
- a CDS encoding paraquat-inducible protein A translates to MTRVSLTGAKAGVVPCDACGLLSRPAGPPVPGNCPRCGEAMAFRRRDPIQRTWALIIAAAICYLPANFLPVMTTTTLKSVRPDTIIGGVVRLYESGSWVLALIVLVASVMIPLVKLTALSYLLITVQLRSNRKRRERARLLRMLKAIGRWSMLDVFVATVVVALVQLRPFMSVVPESGVMFFTAVVILTIFAANTFDPRLIWDSGGETRGEDD
- a CDS encoding paraquat-inducible protein A is translated as MAPLPADIVACPDCDLLQRMPALPSGGTARCARCGLALGSRKPGSLDRSMALAVAALIAFLLANMEPLMRVSVSGKTSSTTILGGVQTMWLQGEKITALLVALFVVVAPALDIVFMLAVLLASRRPPAPRWVGALLRWMELSGVWSMVGVMMLGILVSLVKISSLATVEPGIGIFAVGALVFLLAGMSDSFEPREIWPRVRWVNGEGPETGQ
- a CDS encoding MlaD family protein yields the protein MTDDSDFTNIPQAESVPKRRARLSIVWVIPILAAVVGIGIAIQQHLSEGPTIQIAFRSAEGVEAGKTSIKFKGIEIGKVTGLNLSEDYSRILVTAKMENDAEGLLVKDASFWIVRPRVALSGVSGIGTLLSGNYIRFEPGKSTKKERDFVALEVPPPVTFGLPGREFVLRSDTLGSLDIGSPVYYRRLNVGQVISYDLAKDGKSVDIRIFLNLPFDRFVTSNTRFWEVSGIDVSVGATGLAVQTESLLSLL